In Larimichthys crocea isolate SSNF chromosome VII, L_crocea_2.0, whole genome shotgun sequence, the genomic stretch ctgacacacacctggacTGACCCAACATCAAGCTAACAAAccaagctaacagcagctaacagcggctaacagactgagctaacatgagctaacagcagctaacagactgagctaacagcagctaacaaaccgagctaacatgagcttacagcagctaacaaaccgagctaacatgagctaacagactgagctaacatgagctaacagcagctaacagactgagctaacatgatgTAGCatcagtgtgctgtgtgttttctgctgctgtttataaagagaggaagatgatggtgtaggtgtaggtgtaggtggaggaggtggagatgttttgatgttttggacgtttctctctctctctgagttaAATAAAGGAGCCACAGGCGTCCTCCTCCACACTGAGGATGACTTCACCTCTTCATCATCTCTGCTGGTGTTTGACGATGCCTTCACTGTCACTCACTAAAACAGGACTTTCCAGCTTCATGcctgactctctctctgtctctcgcccTCAGCTCTGTTTAACCTGATCCCGGTGGGTTTGCGGGTCGTGGCGATCCAGGGCGTGAAGGCGGGACTGTACGTGGCCATGAACGCAGAGGGATTCCTCTACACATCAGTGAGTCACCTGACGcttctgcacatgctcagtacAGAGCAGACGGCCAATGACGTTCAGTGTTTACCTGCTGACTGTGTTCACAACCTACACCCGCTATGAGCTAGCAGCTACCGCTGGGAGCTAGCAGCTACCGCTGTGAGCTAGCAGCTACCGCTGTGAGCTAGCAGCTACCGCTGTGAGCTAGCAGCTACCGCTGTGAGCTAGCAGCTACCGCTGTAAGCTAGCAGCAGCTACCGCTATGAGCTAGCAGCTACCGCTGTGAGCTAGCAGCTACCGCTATGAGCTAGCAGCTACCGCTGTGAGCTAGCAGCTACCGCTGTAAGCTAGCAGCAGCTACCGCTGTGAGCTAGCAGCTACCGCTATGAGCTAGCAGCTACCGCTGTGAGCTAGCAGCTACCGTTGTAAGCTGGCAGCAGCTACCGCTGTGAGCTAGCAGCTACCGCTATAAGCTAGCAGCTACCGCTGTGAGCTAGCAGCTACCGTTGTAAGCTAGCAGCAGCTACCGCTATGAGCTAGCAGCTACCGCTGTGAGCTAGCAGCTACCGCTATGAGCTAGCAGCTACCGCTGTGAGCTAGCAGCTACCTCTATGAGCTAGCAGCTACCGCTGTGAGCTAGCAGCTACCGCTATGAGCTAGCAGCTACTGCAGCTTTAGTTaacagcagttaattagcagttagctaccTTAGCATGTGGTTATGCTACAGCTATCAGAgagctgaagctgagcagctgatATATCGGCCGTCTAGTGAaagtaccgtattttccggactataagccgctacctttgaaccatgcggcttatacaaagatgcagcttttctattgatttttcttcagccgccaGGGGGCgctctgacaggaagtcagtgcaaagaagacGCTAGTTTTTATTAGCAGATTATTTCACCCCCTCATCATGGAGAGCACATgaagaagttcgtatgatgcGGCTTTTAAGTTGCCGTCGATCTGGCGATcggcgttaatgaatccatgggGAGACGTTGGAGACGGCAGcggaaacaatcagttcagatataaataaacatttatggtacaaaatctttctgtgtatccgataaatatctcatttctcaacctggatcTCGGCGGCTTATGCTCAGGTGCGCTCTATACTCCGGATAATACGGTacaacatgctaacaacaaGACTTGTGGGAGATGTTGTCTTTAACTAAGTGGTTGTTAGCTCGCTGTTCTTGCACTCAGCGGCTGAAGAATGAAAGTTTGATGACGGATGAATTATAGATGCCGGACAGACTCAGTGAGGCGAACAGCTGATGATCACAGCACCAGGCTGGAAACATGTTCggacatggagactgactcacttctggagccagcctcaggtggacgttagaggaactgcagctttcctgtgtcagcttcacttcacagggTTCAAAGCGAACAGTGAAGGTCCAGTTGGTTCGGAGCCAGTACTCCCTGTTAGACtggttctgaggttctgttcTGGCTTCAGAGGTCGGTGCTGTGTTCCCTGTTAGACTGCTGCTCGCTGCTCGTCTTCAGTTTCTGGTGCCGAGCTGCTTCACAGTTCTCGTGATGTTTGAAGACGTCCGTTTGGACTCGGGGGAACCGTTCagactattttctgacattttctggacCAAACGGTGAAAACAGGTGACCTCGTTAAACATTAAAGGTTTCTAATTATAACGAAGACGAGCGGCTACAAACATTTCTTCAACAACACTCAGTGTGTGACACAGGTGAAGCTgttctgctctgattggctccctgctcctcctccaccacctgtgataccacacacacacacacacacacacacacacacacacacacctgttatACCTGCAGGGCACCGCGTTGGGCTAAATTTACTTTTGTGTCTCAACAGACGacgacaaaaacatgttttcacctacagttagcattagcgtgatctcatttgcatatttaaacgtcaaactgtgtgtgtgtgtgtgtgtgtgtgtgtgtgtgtgtcaggatgtGTTCACAGCAGAGTGTAAGTTCAAAGAGTCAGTGTTTGAGAACTACTACGTCATCTACTCGTCCACGCTGTACCGGCAGCACGAGTCGGGCCGGGCCTGGTTCCTCGGCCTCAACAAGGACGGAGTCATCATGAAGGGGAACCGCGTGAAGAAGACCAAACCCTGCTCACACTTTGTCCCCAGACCCATCGAAGGTGAGACCAAACACACCTGTGCACACCTGGACGCTCTACAGAGGCCACAGACAAGGAggtgtttagcctagcttagcacaaacactggaagtGGAGGGAAACTGTTAGCGTAGCTCCTTCAGAATGTGTTGTCTGTCAACagactcatttattttattgaattcaGAATAAATGTGATCGAAGCTCCATGTGACGGATGTTATTACACTTTGTATCGATCCGCTCGACATAAAACAGAGCgacacacagtgacactgagcagtgtgtaacattatataacataaagatataatactgtaaataaagacacagaaataaataaataaatgtcgcTGTGAAATGAATCTGACGCTTCAACGTTCTGCTGAGATAAACAAGAACTTTACTGAAActttgtttgaataaagtttagtttgtttcaGGTTTGTCCTGAGTTACTGCTGGGAAAGGGTGGAGGGTTGTCAGGGTGGAGTGTTGTCAGGGTGGAGTGTTGTCAGGGTGGATGGTTGTCAGGGTGGATGATTGCCAGGGTGGAGTGTTGTCAGGGTGTATCGTTGTCAGGGTGGAGTGTTGTCAGGGTGGAGTGTTGTCAGGGTGAATGGTTGTCAGGGTGGAGTGTTGTCAGGGTGGAGAGTTGTCAGGGTGGATGGTTGTCAGGGTGGAGTGTTGTCAGGGTGGAGTGTTGTCAGGGTGGAGGGTTGTCAGGGTGGAGGGTTGTCAGGGTGGAGTGTTGTCAGGGTGGAGGGTTGTCAGGGTGGAGGGTTGTCAGGGTGGAGTGTTGTCAGGGTGGAGGGTTGTCAGGGTGGAGGGTTGTCAGGGTGGAGGGTTGTCAGGGTGGAGGGTTGTCAGGGTGGAGGGTTGTCAGGGTGGAGGGTTGTCAGGGTGGAGGGTTGTCAGGGTGGAGGGTTGTCAGGGTGGAGGGTTGTCAGGGTGGAGGGTTGTCAGGGTGGAGGGTTGTCAGGGTGGAGTGTTGTCAGGGTGGAGGGTTGTCAGGGTGGATGGTTGACAGGGTGGAGTGTTGTCAGGGTGGAGTGTTGTCAGGGTGGAGAGTTGTCAGGGTGGAGTGTTGTCAGGGTGGAGGGTTGTCAGGGTGGAGGGTTGACAGGGTGGAGTGTTGTCAGGGTGGAGTGTTGTCAGGGTGGAGGGTTGTCAGGGTGGAGGGTTGTCAGGGTGGAGTGTTGTCAGGGTGGAGGGTTGTCAGGGTGGAGGGTTGTCAGGGTGGATGGTTGACAGGGTGGAGTGTTGTCAGGGTGGATGGTTGTCAGGGTGGAGTGTTGTCAGGGTGGAGAGTTGTCAGGGTGGAGTGTTGTCAGGGTGGAGGGTTGTCAGGGTGGAGGGTTGTCAGGGTGGAGTGTTGTCAGGGTGGAGGGTTGTCAGGGTGGAGGGTTGTCAGGGTGGATGGTTGTCAGGGTGGAGGGTTGTCAGGGTGGATGGTTGTCAGGGTGGAGGGTTGTCAGGGTTAGGGTTCAGCACTGGGGGCGGAGCCTCCTGGAGGTCGTCCTGCAGTAAGTTCCTCTGAGTGGAGGACAAGGTGAAGCTCTAATATCACAGATGGAGGTTTAACAGGAAACATGAAGCTCCGTCTCTGCtttcagctgctccacctcccCCTTCCTCCGCCCTCCTCCCCcatcttcatttaaaaatatctggaCTATCACCTTCCCCTGCCTCCTTTacctcctctccaccctccctTCTCCACGCCCTTCTCCGTCAACACATCGTCACTGTTTGAACTTTTGTcgcctcatttgcataattaAACATCAAACAGCTGAGATCTGTTGacatgggaaccacacatgtagatcaACCAAACCTCAGACCAATTAACTTCAGACTGTTCGTTAAGACACCTCATTAAATATGTTCAACCTCATTAAATATGTTCAACCTCATTAAATATGTTCAACCTCATTAAATATGTTCAGCCTCATTAAATATGTTCAGcctcattaaatatgttgaaggTGGAGTCCAGGTGTTTACCTGTGTGGTCGTGGACACAGATACTTCCATCAGTACTCTTctatgtagtactctgtgtactctgtgtactctgtgtacttcctgCTGTAGTGAGTGAGACACCTGTCAGGTGAGCTCTGACACTACCAGGCTCTAATCaactcctttttcttctcctcctccctgtcctccctgtcctccctgtcctcctcctccctgtcctccctgtcctcctccctgtcctcctcgtcctcctccctgtcctcctcctccctgtcctcctccctgtcctcctccctgtcctcctcctcctcttccttgcAGTCTGCATGTATAAGGAGCCGTCGCTGCACGAGCTTGAGGAGAAGATGTTGAAGTCTTCACGGAGCCCGACGCTGAACAGCGGCGAGCGGGCGAGGAGCCGGGAGCGCCaccaggaggagcagcaggaggactgCACAGAGCAGGAAGGATCATAGCCTGCAGCGCCCCCACaggccaggaggaggaggaggaggaggaggaggaggaggaggcgaacTCCCATTTTAACACTCCCTCTGTTCAGCAACTAAAGCAACTTCAACAACCACCAACGACAACAAACCGCCACGGCGAGACGACGGCGACgaaaaaagaagctaaaaaaaaaaaaaaaaaagctcatttgaatattttaacgTGAGGGGGAGGGGCTTGTTTGAGTATCAGGCCGTGACGATGatgatttacattttatgcAAATAGCCCTGCTGACACGGCGCCCGGAGGCGAGCACACCTTCTTCATcgcttcatcatcatcatcactgtcaccgTGACGACCAAACGTTTCCGTGACGatgagcgagcgagcgagcgctGAGAACTCCGAAGCTTTAAGCCATGTAGaccttcacttcctgtcacttcctgtcacttcctgtcacttcctgtcacttcTTAACGAATGCAAAAACTTTCGCACTTTCGACACcgcgcttcttcttcttcttctgcgtgTTGTTCCGTCCAATCAGAGACCTTCTgttttgtcacttcctgtttgtttctttggtttgttcCTGACGCCGCGATGAGACGCTCCGAGAGGAGGACACACGAGGACTTCCTGTTCCGTCTGGAGGAGGTCGGTCACGTGACCGGATGATCCGAACTTCACGATCCTGCGTCTTTAAATCAAACACgagctaacacgagctaacgtgagctaacacgagctaacgttagctcagagAGATCCATCCAAGCTAATTATCAAGCTAACCCGGCTAATATTAGAACACTGTTACGTTAGCGTGAGCTAACGTGATCCATGATAGTCACTTAGCCCgtacccagctcctgttctggcacgacaccctGGCTCCAGTCCCCGTTAGCATTCCCCTACACCCtgaaaactgagctaacattagctaacagcagctacagtgtcGCCGTCacgatctgattggctgacgaCGAGCAGGACTGTGAAGTCCGGAGACGTCctcagaacacaaacacaacggaaccagaaccagaacccttcctcgtgatgcgttcagggactgATCGGTTGCAGGCAGTAATGTTGCATGATGTCTTTTCTTAAAGCGTAGCGACGCCCCGGCAGCGTTTGGGGGCTTTAAATGATTAACGAGACACTGACAGCCGAGTTATGTAACTCTGATCCGGTCTGAACCGGTCTGATCCGGTCTGAACCGGACTGAACTGGACTGACTCTGCTACCTGCTGATCCGGAAATCTTAAATGTGTCAACGCAGCATGAATTCACACgctgagctctgattggttcaCTCTTAAAATATgtgcacatttatgttttatgtgacTTCACCTCACGGGCCAATCAGGTGAAAgagatggtgatgatgtcatcagaccCCTGTCAGTGTTACAGCAGCGTTTCCAGCTTCGTGAttggttctttttgtttactaACACATGaacttcctgttcctgtacGTGTGATGCATTAAAGGAACCTGGGAATCAGGACGCACGACCGGAGGAGACagaattataatatataaatacatttaatgtatAACTTTATTAGAACatagaatataataaaactttaGTTTACTGACCTAAGCCCCGCCCCTTTTTGAcctgtgctccaatcacagtcgAGCAAGCCTCGGTCAACTTCCTGCTTTCCTGTACATAGACATTCTACGTGTTAGCTACGCGTTAGCTCGTCCGCGTTGAAAAGAAAACCACATTTTAAAGATTCAAAGATAAAAGTGACGTCACAGCTTACGTTAGCTAAAGGTAGCTAACCAGCTAGCTAATTTATATGAACTGTTAGCTAGCTAGATGGTACACTAGTTAAACAGCTAGCTCATACCTGATAGCTAACGTTAGTAAATGCTAGCTGAATAGCTAACTAACTGATATCAAACTAAAGCAAACTGGCTAGCAAAATAAATAGCTAGCATCAGGCTACAGAGCAAAGCACTCGTTAACCAGTTAGCTACAGTTACACCTGATAGCAAAACACTAGCAAGCTAGTGAGCTAGTTAGCCGGTATTTTGCTAGCTATCAGGTGTAACTATAGCTAACTGGTTAACGAGTGCTTTGCTCTGTAGCCTGATGCTAGCTATTTAGTTTGCTAACGATTGATATTAGTTAGCTATTCAGCTAGCAttttgctaacgttagctatcAGGTATGAGCTAGCTGTTTAAGTTAATATAAATTAGCTAGCTGGTTAGCTACCTTTAGCTAACGTAAGCTGTGACGTCACTTTTATCTTtgaatctttaaaatgtgtttttcttttcaacgCGGACGAGCTAACgcgtagctaacacgtagcatGTCTACGTACAGGAATACAGGAAGTTGACCGAGGCTTGCTcgactgtgattggagcacagagcgaACCAGGGCGGGGCTTATGGCGGTTTGTCTCCGGTCGCCGTCGTGTTGCGTTCAGGTGTCGGCTGGTGGTAGGATTTGGTAACACTTTTATCACTGCCCTGCTTCGTTTAGACGAAGAGCACTGCCCTGAAACTGAACGCTGTTTGACTCCGACCTCATCTGAACGTCACACACACGACGAGCGGCTGCCACTTCCTGTCAGTGGCGGTCACTTCCTGTTAGCAGTCGTTCTTTGTTGATGTTCAGGCCGAGTCGCCGCACTGCCCTCCCCGAcgtcactcttcttcttctcttgtcgAACCCTTTACGTCTCTGAGTTACCGACCACGTTTCCCAAAAAACGTCTCTGCGACCATGTTCACGTTTACAGAGAACTTCCTGTTTTcagcccttcaaaataaaacaactccATCTCTCCAGTTTATCACTGCCTTCATGacgattttattttgttaatgtttcataCAGCTGTATGTACGGAAGGTCGTCAGTGCCATCGATTTATTTTGCCCAGATTTTAAAAGTCTGAAATTATTTAtccaaaatacaaattaaaaaaaaaatcatcaaaattcAACCAAATTTTTTTCCAGAATTTTTGAAAATTTTTACAAATTTCTTTCTGAAATTTTAGGGGAAAAGTTTTAATTtcagcatttttgtttttctgctcaaataaataaaaaaaatttaacatatttaaacatatttaaattaaaattttcatgatttttactgaaatgttttgaaacGTCGATCGGAAATAaaagttcaattaaaaaaaactaaaatttactgtaaataaataaacaataaaagctgtaaaaagtCTTAAAAGTCAGACTCTGGATGGATTTTACGGATTTTTAGTTTGGTGTTTGAACGTATCACAGATTAAACGATGATTTTTGGAACTCGTCGCCTCCATCAGCCGACATCAGATGACttcctgtgacatcatcagtcagGTGACATCATCGGTCAGGTGACGTCACAACATGATGTAAAAACTTGTTTTCTGTTAAACGCGCTGCTGTTTCTGTGATGTAACGAGGAGGCGGGGTCACAGAGGTcgactctgattggctgtcacgGCCcaggtgtttttatgttttaatgtctgtgGTGGTGAGAGATGACGGATGTACGGGCGGGTGGAGTGAAGGAACCAATCACAATCCACCGCACTGCCTCAGAGGAAGTCTTCCAGTCTGTCGAGGACGTCGGACCACGGCGAGTCCGTCCGTCCTCGAAATGTTTGACGAGTGaatgaagctaagctaaccaagCTAACGAATGTCTTTCCTGTCACCGCGCTGCCTTCAGggcccaaaaataaaaacacgtcatctgagttcattttattttgaaaatatttctcAGGtttgttcagatgtttttttttttgtttgtttgtttgttttatgaatttttgTAAATttaccaaaaacatttaaaattaaattaaaatcagcgtcaaatattttctttaaaaatattttttcaaaaacgatttctttttttttttcagctctgttgATGTTTCGATACGGAAGATCACAAGGGACAAAAATTAGTTTGTAGTTCAAATTTGTGGAAAAAATAATTTTGGTTTTCAATTTCTTTTTCccacaaacagatttttgtccCTCGTGATCTTCCGTATCGAAACATCaacagagctggaaaaaaaaaagcacaaattcCTACAGACCTTGAACACCACACAAACTCAGTttgtgctgcgttcaggtccTGTGGGACAGGCTGAGTGAGCGTGATGTGGTTTTTGTGTTGAGTTTGTATTTAACGTGTTTCACCTGAAGGCAGCGCCACCATGTGACAGGAAGTACGCTCTGAAGGGGGCGGCGCCGCCTCCAGACGtggtgatgatgtcagaggACGACGCCatgttgtgaaatgtttgatgtttctttgtttgctgaTGTTTGCACCTTTTTTCTCAACACGTCATTAAACGCATCGTATATTAAAAACGCCATCGCAAAAATCCGcagcaggaaaaataaaaagaacgaaacaaaaacacagagtttgtttttattcatcacgTGACTTCACACGTCATTTGTTCATCAGGAGTCGACCTCAGGACTGAAACGCTGCTTAAATATATATCAGCTTTTATCCACTTGAATCTGTCTGGTCAATACTTTTGCTCACATGGGAAATGTTCAGAGTAAAGgatcaaaatgtaaatataaaataaaatactgataGAAGTCTGACAGGATGTAAACAGCTGGAAATAAAAACGCTGATGTTCAGTCTCACGTTCATCTTTTgatgtccaacagcagaaataaatcagcCTCACTGTCCAGTACTATAAGGGACTGTATacttatctatatatatatgtatatacttatgtatgtgtgtgtatgtatacagtacagaagtgaaataaaaagcgcagacacacaaacaggcagaaGTTCTTCagatagaatagaataaaagtcaaaggtcaggagttcagaaagtgttcaggagcctctgatgtcttatgctgtattatttattgacgcttgatcaaggagaattagagacactctcaaagttcatcagaagtgcctgagtcggtctcacattctgcccaactcatcctggtggatcgactttaaaccccaagataacaccacaaatactacacgcccagaatgagtcacagagaatgtctttacccatggaggtgttattgtcagcatgttctagtctggagacacagatgtctgtttacgcagattggaccgtcaacaacaagctatctattatgtctatgaaggcagcaacaggtctatgtgaccctggacaccacagtgttgagatagactggcacctactgttcccaaccaaagacaaacaactaatactgctgaggacctcaaggcccacacgggacctcaaggcccacacgggacctcaagccccacacgggacctcgttaACCTcaggacagaaacaacaacCGAGCAGAGCGAGTACTGAAAGtacagatatataaataatactgcagtaatctgaatggaaaaacacaaacagattaatcaataaatatgaagctgtgcTGAGTCGTGGTGATTGAACCTGCACCATGatcaggtggagcaggtggagcaggtgttgtgttggatgaacctctccttcttacaccgtgggtgtagcagtctgctgctgatggagctgctcagagacccacagtgtcatgtagggggtgagaggtgtgGTCCATGATGGAGGTCATCTGAGCTAAcatccacctctcctccacctcctctgtggagtccagaggacggtccaggacagagctggctctcctgatcagtctgttgagtctgctcct encodes the following:
- the LOC104939444 gene encoding fibroblast growth factor 12 isoform X3, whose amino-acid sequence is MEGKEKAPAEPQLKGIVTRLFSEQGFFLQMQPDGAISGNKDENSDYTLFNLIPVGLRVVAIQGVKAGLYVAMNAEGFLYTSDVFTAECKFKESVFENYYVIYSSTLYRQHESGRAWFLGLNKDGVIMKGNRVKKTKPCSHFVPRPIEVCMYKEPSLHELEEKMLKSSRSPTLNSGERARSRERHQEEQQEDCTEQEGS
- the LOC104939444 gene encoding fibroblast growth factor 12 isoform X2, translated to MTRYCSLFRRLLSGESKGEEADEEEGSAHRESSQQEPQLKGIVTRLFSEQGFFLQMQPDGAISGNKDENSDYTLFNLIPVGLRVVAIQGVKAGLYVAMNAEGFLYTSDVFTAECKFKESVFENYYVIYSSTLYRQHESGRAWFLGLNKDGVIMKGNRVKKTKPCSHFVPRPIEVCMYKEPSLHELEEKMLKSSRSPTLNSGERARSRERHQEEQQEDCTEQEGS
- the LOC104939444 gene encoding fibroblast growth factor 12 isoform X1, with the translated sequence MAAAIASSLIRQKRQARESNSEKVATNKRRSSPTKDPRSLCERHIFNVFSKVRFCSGKKRPVRRKPEPQLKGIVTRLFSEQGFFLQMQPDGAISGNKDENSDYTLFNLIPVGLRVVAIQGVKAGLYVAMNAEGFLYTSDVFTAECKFKESVFENYYVIYSSTLYRQHESGRAWFLGLNKDGVIMKGNRVKKTKPCSHFVPRPIEVCMYKEPSLHELEEKMLKSSRSPTLNSGERARSRERHQEEQQEDCTEQEGS